Proteins from one Syngnathus scovelli strain Florida chromosome 9, RoL_Ssco_1.2, whole genome shotgun sequence genomic window:
- the LOC125975196 gene encoding eukaryotic translation initiation factor 3 subunit H: MASTGGTLDSPVKQIQIDGLVVLKIIKHYEEGQSSEVVQGVLLGLVVDDRLEITNCFPFPQHTEDDADFDEVQYQMEMMRSLRHVNIDHLHVGWYQSTYYGSFVSRALLDSQFSYQHAIEESVVLIYDPIKTAQGSLSLKAYRLTPKLMEICKEKDFTPEGLKKANIGFDHMFEEVPIVIKNSHLINVLMWELEDKSTVADKHELLNLSSSNHLEKSLQLLMDRVDDMNQDIVKYNTYSRNLSKQQQQKHQYLQRRQQENTQRESRGEAALPEEDISKMFKPPQAPPRMDTLLIAGQINNYCQNVKEFTSQNLGKLFMAEALQGHN, translated from the exons ATGGCCTCGACTGGTGGCACTTTGGACTCCCCTGTGAAGCAGATCCAGATCGATGGTTTG GTGGTGCTGAAGATCATCAAGCACTACGAAGAGGGCCAGAGCAGCGAGGTGGTTCAGGGCGTCCTCCTGGGCCTGGTGGTTGATGATCGGCTGGAGATCACCAACTGTTTCCCCTTCCCGCAGCATACTGAGGATGATGCCGACTTTGATGAAG TCCAGTACCAGATGGAGATGATGCGTTCTCTGCGTCACGTCAACATCGACCATCTGCACGTCGGCTGGTACCAGTCCACCTACTACGGCTCCTTTGTCAGCCGAGCCTTGCTGGACTCCCAGTTCAGCTACCAGCATGCCATCGAGGAGTCGGTCGTGCTCATCTATG ACCCTATAAAGacggcccaaggctcgctgtccCTGAAGGCCTACAGGCTCACTCCCAAACTCATGGAGATCTGCAAAGAGAAAGATTTCACACCTGAAGG ATTGAAGAAGGCTAACATTGGCTTTGATCACATGTTCGAGGAGGTGCCCATTGTCATCAAAAACTCTCACCTGATCAACGTGCTGATGTGGGAGCTGGAGGACAAGTCCACAGTCGCTGACAAACACGAACTCCTCAACCTATCCAGCAG CAACCATTTGGAGAAAAGCCTTCAGCTCTTGATGGACAGGGTGGATGACATGAACCAAGACATAGTCAAGTATAACACCTACAGCCGCAATCTGagcaaacagcagcagcagaagcaccAG TACCTCCAGAGGCGACAGCAGGAAAACAcccagcgagagagcagaggagaagcaGCCTTGCCGGAGGAGGACATTAGCAAAATGTTCAAGCCCCCCCAGGCGCCACCTCGCATGGACACGCTACTTATTGCAG GGCAAATTAACAACTACTGCCAGAACGTGAAGGAATTCACCTCTCAGAACCTTGGGAAGCTGTTCATGGCCGAGGCTCTCCAAGGCCACAACTAG